The following are encoded together in the Salmonella enterica subsp. enterica serovar Choleraesuis genome:
- the hpaB gene encoding 4-hydroxyphenylacetate 3-monooxygenase, oxygenase component, with protein sequence MKPEQHRAATNRPFTGDEYLKSLQDGREIYIYGERVDDVTTHPAFRNSAGSVASLYDALHAPETHDRLCWGTDTGNGGYTHRFFRYARSSDDIRQQRDAIADWSRLSYGWMGRSPDYKAAFGASLGANPEFYGEFADNARNWYKRIQEAGLYFNHAIVNPPIDRHKPTDEVKDVYIQLEKETDAGIVVSGAKVVATSSALTHYNFIGFGSAQVMGDNPDFALMFVAPMDAPGVKLISRASYELVAGATGSPFDYPLSSRFDENDAILVMDKVLIPWENVLIYRDFDRCRRWSMEAGFARLYPMQACVRLAVKLDFITALLQKSLECTGVMEFRGVQAALGEVVAWRNLFWSLSDAMWAESKSWKNGAFLPDMQATHTYRVMAPMAYAKIKNIIESNVTSGLIYLPSSVRDLNNPEIDKYLSRYVRGSNGMDHEQRIKILKLMWDAMGSEFGGRHELYEINYAGSQDEVRLQCLRHAQTSGNMAGMMDMVERCMSDYDRDGWRVDRLHNNTDINQLDALLKK encoded by the coding sequence ATGAAACCAGAACAACACCGTGCAGCCACCAACCGTCCTTTTACTGGTGATGAATACCTGAAAAGCCTTCAGGATGGCCGCGAAATTTACATTTACGGCGAGCGAGTCGATGACGTAACCACCCATCCTGCATTCCGTAACTCCGCCGGTTCGGTTGCCAGCCTGTATGATGCGCTGCACGCGCCAGAAACCCACGATCGTCTGTGCTGGGGAACGGATACTGGCAATGGTGGTTATACCCATCGTTTCTTCCGCTATGCCCGCTCTTCGGACGATATTCGCCAGCAGCGTGATGCCATTGCCGATTGGTCACGCCTGAGCTATGGCTGGATGGGGCGTTCGCCGGACTACAAAGCCGCTTTCGGCGCATCATTAGGCGCAAACCCGGAATTTTACGGTGAGTTTGCCGACAATGCCCGTAACTGGTACAAACGCATCCAGGAAGCAGGGCTGTATTTTAACCACGCTATCGTTAACCCGCCTATCGACCGTCATAAACCTACCGATGAAGTAAAAGATGTCTACATTCAGCTGGAGAAAGAGACCGACGCGGGGATTGTGGTTAGCGGTGCCAAAGTGGTGGCCACCAGCTCAGCCCTGACTCACTACAACTTTATCGGCTTTGGCTCGGCGCAGGTGATGGGGGATAACCCTGACTTCGCCCTGATGTTTGTTGCGCCAATGGATGCTCCGGGCGTGAAGCTAATTTCTCGCGCCTCTTATGAACTTGTAGCCGGTGCGACCGGCTCTCCATTCGACTATCCACTGTCCAGCCGTTTTGATGAGAATGACGCTATTCTGGTCATGGATAAAGTGCTGATTCCGTGGGAAAACGTGCTTATCTATCGCGACTTTGACCGCTGTCGCCGCTGGAGTATGGAGGCCGGATTTGCCCGCCTGTATCCCATGCAGGCCTGCGTGCGTCTGGCGGTGAAGCTGGACTTTATTACCGCGCTGCTGCAAAAGAGCCTGGAATGTACCGGCGTCATGGAGTTCCGCGGCGTACAGGCGGCGCTGGGTGAAGTGGTGGCATGGCGCAACCTGTTCTGGTCGCTGAGCGATGCCATGTGGGCCGAATCTAAATCCTGGAAAAACGGCGCATTCCTGCCGGATATGCAGGCGACCCATACTTATCGCGTTATGGCTCCGATGGCCTATGCCAAAATCAAAAATATCATCGAAAGTAACGTCACCAGCGGGCTTATCTACCTGCCATCCAGCGTGCGCGATCTCAACAATCCTGAGATCGATAAGTACCTGTCACGCTATGTTCGCGGATCTAACGGCATGGATCATGAGCAACGAATCAAGATCCTTAAGCTGATGTGGGATGCGATGGGCAGTGAGTTTGGCGGTCGCCATGAGCTGTACGAAATCAACTATGCCGGCAGCCAGGATGAGGTTCGCCTCCAGTGTCTGCGCCATGCCCAGACCTCCGGCAATATGGCGGGAATGATGGATATGGTTGAGCGTTGCATGTCCGATTACGACCGCGACGGCTGGCGCGTAGATCGCTTGCATAACAATACTGATATCAACCAACTTGACGCTCTGCTGAAGAAATAA
- a CDS encoding glutamate synthase: MKQSQRDMTRPAGQHYAPSTGALRSKHPVYRDRLPPCNHACPAGENIQAWLALVQEGDYRGAWEQLLRDNPLPAVHGRVCYHPCEQACNRLQVDQPVSIHAVERFLGDMALEQGWKPKVTTPDSGRRVLVIGAGPSGLSCAWHLRHCGHQVEIREAGPMAGGMLRFGIPAYRMPRNVLDDEITRLLSCGITLTLNHKVTDILSEKQQGNFDAVFMAIGAHLGKKTDIPAREAGTILDAVSYLAAVERGDVPKLGRRVAIYGGGNTAMDAARTARRMGAEEAMIIYRRDSDHMPAHRFEADEAEDEGIKINWLRSIRNIDNTQLTVEEMTLDERGRPQPTGRFETLEADSLILALGQDVDTDVLTKVPGMQVRPDGVVAVDERMMTSVAGIFAGGDMVPSERTVTIATGHGKKAARNIDSWLRQSNREISAHGPLADYDLLHLWFNTEADARPQPELAVEQRSGFDEVVGGFSQQEATFEATRCFSCGNCFECDGCYGACPEDAVIKLGKGLRYEFDYTKCTGCEACYRQCPCHAIDMVAEEDAQ, from the coding sequence ATGAAGCAATCTCAACGTGATATGACGCGCCCGGCGGGACAGCATTACGCCCCGTCTACCGGGGCGTTACGCAGCAAACACCCGGTATATCGGGACAGGCTCCCGCCCTGTAACCACGCCTGTCCAGCCGGGGAAAATATTCAGGCCTGGCTGGCGCTGGTTCAGGAGGGGGACTATCGGGGAGCATGGGAACAGTTACTGCGTGATAATCCTCTGCCAGCGGTACATGGGCGGGTTTGTTACCACCCATGCGAGCAGGCCTGCAACCGACTTCAGGTTGACCAGCCGGTAAGTATTCACGCGGTTGAACGCTTTCTGGGGGATATGGCTCTGGAGCAGGGCTGGAAACCCAAAGTTACGACGCCGGACTCGGGACGCCGGGTGCTGGTAATCGGTGCCGGGCCGTCCGGGCTCTCCTGCGCATGGCACCTACGTCACTGCGGGCATCAGGTTGAAATTCGCGAGGCAGGGCCGATGGCTGGCGGCATGCTGCGTTTTGGTATTCCTGCTTACCGTATGCCGCGCAATGTGCTGGATGATGAAATTACCCGGCTACTTTCTTGCGGTATAACGCTGACCCTAAATCATAAAGTGACCGACATACTGAGCGAAAAGCAGCAGGGCAATTTTGATGCGGTATTTATGGCTATCGGTGCGCATTTGGGGAAAAAGACCGATATTCCAGCGCGTGAAGCGGGCACCATCCTTGACGCGGTGAGCTACCTGGCGGCGGTGGAGCGCGGCGATGTTCCGAAACTAGGGCGGCGGGTGGCGATTTATGGCGGTGGCAACACGGCGATGGATGCGGCGCGCACCGCGCGGCGTATGGGGGCTGAGGAGGCGATGATCATTTATCGTCGCGACAGCGACCATATGCCTGCCCACCGCTTTGAAGCCGATGAGGCCGAAGATGAGGGCATTAAGATCAACTGGCTGCGCAGTATTCGCAATATTGACAATACCCAGCTGACGGTGGAGGAGATGACTCTGGACGAGCGCGGGAGGCCGCAGCCCACCGGGCGATTCGAGACACTGGAAGCCGATAGCCTGATTTTAGCGCTGGGCCAGGATGTCGATACCGATGTGCTGACTAAAGTGCCCGGTATGCAGGTCAGGCCGGACGGCGTAGTGGCGGTAGATGAACGCATGATGACTTCGGTCGCCGGGATTTTTGCCGGTGGCGATATGGTGCCATCGGAACGAACCGTCACGATTGCCACCGGGCATGGCAAAAAGGCGGCGCGCAATATTGATAGCTGGCTGCGGCAATCTAACAGGGAGATTTCTGCCCACGGCCCTCTGGCGGACTATGACCTGTTGCACCTGTGGTTTAACACTGAGGCCGATGCCCGGCCTCAGCCGGAGCTCGCCGTGGAACAGCGCAGTGGATTTGATGAGGTGGTTGGTGGTTTTAGTCAGCAGGAAGCCACTTTCGAGGCTACCCGTTGTTTCTCGTGCGGTAACTGTTTTGAGTGCGACGGTTGTTACGGTGCCTGTCCGGAAGATGCGGTAATCAAGCTTGGTAAAGGGCTGCGCTATGAGTTTGATTACACCAAATGCACCGGTTGTGAGGCGTGTTACCGACAGTGTCCGTGCCACGCTATCGATATGGTCGCCGAGGAGGACGCGCAATGA
- the hpaC gene encoding 4-hydroxyphenylacetate 3-monooxygenase yields the protein MSEEQCRLRFRDAMASLPAAVNIVTTAGSAGRCGITATAVCSVTDTPPSVLVCINSRSAMNPVFASNGRMCINILNHGQEEMARHFAGMTELEMDQRFALDGWQEGAAGQPVLNQALASLEGRIAQVQTIGTHQVYLLEIDDITLAGEGDGLIYFKRRFHPVLSQLIA from the coding sequence ATGTCTGAAGAACAGTGCCGTTTACGTTTTCGCGATGCAATGGCCAGCCTGCCTGCGGCGGTTAATATCGTCACCACGGCGGGAAGCGCCGGACGCTGCGGCATAACCGCCACCGCCGTCTGCTCGGTTACCGATACTCCGCCCAGCGTGCTGGTATGCATTAATAGCCGCAGTGCCATGAATCCGGTTTTTGCCAGCAATGGGCGGATGTGTATCAATATTCTTAACCATGGTCAGGAAGAGATGGCGCGTCATTTCGCCGGCATGACCGAGCTGGAGATGGATCAGCGTTTTGCTCTGGACGGCTGGCAGGAGGGGGCGGCGGGTCAGCCGGTGCTTAACCAGGCACTGGCCAGTCTGGAAGGGCGCATTGCCCAGGTGCAGACCATTGGTACGCATCAGGTCTATTTGCTGGAGATTGATGATATTACCCTGGCGGGTGAGGGGGATGGGCTTATTTACTTTAAGCGTCGATTTCATCCGGTGCTGAGTCAGTTGATAGCTTGA
- the hpaA gene encoding 4-hydroxyphenylacetate catabolism regulatory protein HpaA, which produces MTIENINIIEQYDGCCTGDDVHYETFARLAEFFGRNMRPHWHDRYYQMHFLATGRIALQQDDHFYAVQAPLFVLTPPSVPHAFYTGPESDGHVLTIRQEVLWPLFEELWPGSPEASGMQGFCLSLAQSPETLAALDHYWPLVAGEFRQRQPGRQSALTGLARNIISLLLRVADPDGAGTGAMRGELKVFQRFNRLVDEHFAEHLTVPDYARTLGISESRLNELCRRFANQSTKRLIHERVLREARRLLMFSAHSVNQIAWDLGYKDPAYFARVFNRMEGCSPSQYRQR; this is translated from the coding sequence ATGACTATTGAGAACATCAATATCATTGAACAATATGACGGCTGCTGCACCGGCGATGATGTCCATTACGAGACGTTTGCCCGGCTGGCTGAGTTCTTTGGGCGCAATATGCGCCCGCACTGGCATGACCGCTATTATCAAATGCACTTCCTGGCAACAGGCCGCATCGCGCTGCAACAGGACGATCACTTCTACGCGGTTCAGGCACCGTTATTTGTGCTGACGCCGCCGTCAGTTCCTCACGCGTTTTATACCGGCCCGGAAAGCGATGGTCATGTGCTGACCATTCGTCAGGAGGTGCTGTGGCCGCTGTTTGAAGAGCTGTGGCCCGGCAGCCCTGAAGCCTCCGGGATGCAAGGTTTTTGCCTGAGCCTGGCCCAGTCGCCAGAAACGCTGGCCGCGCTTGACCATTACTGGCCGCTGGTGGCAGGGGAGTTTCGCCAGCGCCAGCCGGGACGCCAGTCGGCGCTTACCGGCCTCGCCCGTAACATTATTAGCCTGCTGCTGAGGGTCGCCGATCCTGATGGAGCGGGTACCGGAGCAATGCGTGGGGAGCTTAAGGTTTTTCAGCGTTTTAACCGGCTGGTGGATGAGCACTTCGCCGAGCACCTGACGGTGCCGGATTACGCCCGCACTTTGGGGATCAGCGAGTCGCGGCTCAATGAGTTGTGCCGCCGCTTTGCCAACCAGTCTACTAAGCGGCTAATCCATGAAAGGGTACTGCGTGAAGCGCGGCGCTTACTGATGTTTAGCGCCCATAGCGTAAACCAGATTGCATGGGATCTTGGCTATAAAGATCCGGCGTACTTTGCAAGAGTATTCAACCGGATGGAAGGGTGCTCACCCAGTCAGTACCGCCAGCGCTAG
- the treA gene encoding periplasmic trehalase, with the protein MTPPALRRPRALFLAIQLALGGALFSLAPVPAMAEDEPQYHQQPQTPDALFGPLFIDVQQAKLFHDQKTFADAIPKSDPLSILADYRMQRHQSGFSLRHFVELNFILPADGEIYVPPKDQSLRQHIDGLWPVLTRTTESAGQWDSLLPLPHPYVVPGGRFREIYYWDSYFTMLGLAESNRWDRVSDMVDNFASIIDTWGHIPNGNRTYYLSRSQPPFFAMMVELLASHQGDEALVKYLPQIAREYDYWMAESDKLQPGEARERVAKMADGSLLNRYWDDADTPRPESWLDDITTARTTPTRPAADIYRDLRAGAASGWDFSSRWMDDPQRLGTIHTTSFVPVDLNALLFHNEQILAHASRLAHRDQDATRFEQAAEQRQKAIEKYLWNDKEGWYADYDLRHKQSSDKLTAAALFPLYLKVASQPRADMMAKVVQSRLLQSGGLVTTLINSGQQWDAPNGWAPLQWVATVGLKNYGHSDLAMEVTWRFLTNVQHTYNREQKLVEKYDVSTTGTGGGGGEYPLQDGFGWTNGVTLRLLDLLCGKTSPCDNVPESRPANIHYTSQERVTPVERPSPGQ; encoded by the coding sequence ATGACACCTCCCGCGCTGCGCCGCCCAAGGGCGCTATTCCTGGCAATTCAACTGGCACTCGGCGGTGCCTTGTTCTCCCTGGCTCCGGTACCCGCTATGGCAGAAGATGAACCGCAGTATCACCAGCAGCCTCAGACGCCAGATGCACTGTTCGGGCCGCTGTTTATCGATGTGCAGCAGGCGAAACTGTTTCATGACCAGAAAACATTTGCCGATGCGATCCCGAAAAGCGATCCGCTGTCGATCCTTGCCGACTATCGGATGCAGCGCCATCAGTCGGGGTTTTCGCTGCGCCACTTCGTTGAGCTGAACTTTATCCTGCCTGCCGATGGCGAGATCTACGTTCCACCGAAAGATCAAAGCCTGCGCCAGCATATTGACGGGCTGTGGCCGGTGCTAACCCGCACCACAGAAAGTGCCGGGCAGTGGGACTCTCTGCTACCGCTGCCGCATCCTTACGTGGTGCCGGGCGGGCGTTTTCGTGAGATCTACTATTGGGATAGCTATTTCACCATGCTGGGCCTGGCGGAAAGTAACCGCTGGGATAGAGTCAGCGATATGGTCGATAACTTTGCCAGCATTATTGATACCTGGGGCCACATTCCCAATGGCAATCGAACCTATTATCTGAGCCGATCCCAACCGCCCTTTTTCGCCATGATGGTTGAGTTGCTGGCCAGCCATCAGGGCGATGAAGCCCTGGTAAAATATCTGCCACAAATTGCCCGCGAATATGATTACTGGATGGCGGAAAGCGACAAACTTCAGCCCGGTGAGGCCCGGGAGCGGGTAGCGAAAATGGCCGACGGCAGCTTGCTTAATCGCTATTGGGATGATGCGGATACCCCGCGTCCGGAATCGTGGCTTGATGATATCACCACCGCCCGCACCACTCCGACCCGTCCGGCGGCCGATATCTATCGCGATTTGCGTGCCGGAGCCGCTTCGGGCTGGGATTTCAGCTCACGCTGGATGGACGATCCACAGCGTCTGGGTACCATTCACACTACCAGTTTTGTGCCGGTGGATCTGAATGCGTTGCTGTTCCATAACGAACAGATCCTGGCCCACGCTAGCCGCCTGGCGCATCGGGACCAGGATGCCACCCGCTTTGAGCAGGCAGCCGAACAGCGCCAGAAGGCGATTGAAAAATACCTGTGGAATGACAAAGAAGGCTGGTATGCAGATTACGACCTGCGTCATAAACAGAGCAGCGATAAGCTAACCGCCGCTGCGTTGTTCCCGCTCTATCTTAAGGTCGCCAGCCAGCCGCGCGCCGATATGATGGCCAAAGTGGTTCAGTCACGGTTATTGCAGTCCGGGGGACTGGTGACAACGCTTATCAATTCCGGCCAACAGTGGGATGCCCCGAACGGTTGGGCACCGCTGCAATGGGTCGCTACCGTTGGTTTGAAAAACTACGGCCACAGTGATTTGGCGATGGAGGTGACGTGGCGCTTCCTGACCAACGTGCAGCATACTTACAACCGCGAGCAGAAACTGGTGGAGAAGTATGATGTTTCTACTACCGGTACCGGCGGTGGCGGTGGGGAATATCCGCTGCAGGATGGGTTTGGCTGGACAAATGGCGTGACTCTGCGGCTGCTGGATTTGTTGTGCGGTAAAACGTCGCCTTGCGATAACGTGCCGGAGAGTCGGCCTGCGAATATTCATTATACGTCGCAGGAGCGGGTTACTCCGGTGGAGCGGCCATCTCCCGGGCAGTAG
- a CDS encoding N-acyl-L-amino acid amidohydrolase, giving the protein MEVNSAMTWQEVNQLVIRWRRILHRRPELSHQEFATTRFIQRVLQPMRELHIERVSPTGLIARLSGATPGPVIALRADIDALPLAEASGRPWSSRHAGIMHACGHDAHTAMLLGALHMLYARRKQLAGEVIFIFQAGEEMPPGGARDLVRSGALNGADCFIALHLDPLLPTGQIRIKPGIATAYRDTFDITVNGRGGHSAMPHQCRDPLVASAALVGAVQTIVAREISPQQAAVISICSLVCGDGTIARLPDFAQLCGTVRCFSLPVKQTIRSAMARICQHIGMAYGCTAEVKFAEWDYQAINNDPGLSQRLITLARKIPGITQVREDTQPASVGEDFSEYQQLAPVCFGWLGVGANSADNAPLHSIHFDPDEEAFLAGVRYYVEAVNELSGSGAI; this is encoded by the coding sequence ATGGAGGTAAATTCAGCCATGACATGGCAAGAAGTCAATCAACTGGTGATCCGCTGGCGGCGCATTTTACATCGACGCCCGGAGCTATCCCACCAGGAGTTTGCAACCACCCGTTTTATCCAGCGCGTGCTGCAACCGATGAGAGAGCTGCATATTGAACGAGTGAGTCCCACCGGGCTTATCGCCAGGCTAAGCGGCGCAACCCCGGGGCCGGTTATCGCGTTACGCGCTGATATCGATGCGCTGCCGCTTGCCGAAGCCAGCGGTCGCCCCTGGTCATCCCGACATGCCGGAATCATGCACGCCTGCGGTCACGATGCCCACACCGCGATGCTATTGGGCGCGCTGCACATGCTTTACGCCAGGCGCAAGCAACTGGCGGGTGAGGTAATTTTTATATTCCAGGCGGGGGAAGAGATGCCGCCCGGCGGCGCGCGCGATTTAGTCCGCTCAGGTGCGTTGAATGGCGCAGACTGTTTTATCGCCCTGCATCTCGATCCCTTGCTACCCACCGGGCAAATTCGTATTAAGCCAGGGATCGCCACCGCCTACCGAGATACCTTTGATATTACGGTTAACGGTCGCGGCGGCCACAGCGCGATGCCCCATCAATGTCGCGATCCGCTGGTCGCTTCGGCGGCGCTGGTAGGTGCAGTGCAAACGATAGTTGCTCGTGAGATTTCCCCACAGCAGGCGGCGGTCATTTCTATATGCAGCCTGGTATGCGGCGACGGCACCATTGCCCGGCTACCGGATTTCGCTCAGCTGTGCGGCACGGTGCGCTGTTTTTCCCTGCCGGTTAAGCAGACTATTCGCAGCGCTATGGCGCGTATTTGCCAGCATATCGGCATGGCATACGGATGCACGGCTGAGGTTAAGTTCGCTGAGTGGGATTACCAGGCCATTAATAACGATCCGGGGTTGAGCCAGCGGCTTATCACGCTCGCGCGTAAAATACCCGGCATTACGCAGGTACGCGAAGATACGCAACCGGCTTCGGTTGGCGAGGATTTTTCAGAATATCAGCAGCTGGCACCGGTCTGTTTTGGCTGGCTGGGCGTGGGGGCAAATAGTGCAGATAACGCGCCGTTACACAGCATTCACTTCGATCCCGACGAAGAGGCATTCCTGGCGGGGGTGCGTTATTACGTGGAGGCAGTAAACGAACTGAGCGGCAGCGGCGCAATATAG
- a CDS encoding BON domain-containing protein, producing the protein MKGLKTLSALCGAAVLTTVLAGCAGSATKESTGGYIDDTVITTKVKSSLLAEKSIKSTEIGVETFKGRVQLSGFVSSEADANRAVQVTRGVKGVQAVENDMRVK; encoded by the coding sequence ATGAAAGGGCTGAAAACGTTAAGTGCGCTGTGCGGCGCGGCGGTTCTGACAACCGTGCTGGCCGGGTGCGCCGGTAGCGCAACGAAAGAAAGTACTGGCGGTTATATTGATGACACCGTCATTACTACCAAAGTCAAAAGCTCACTGCTGGCGGAAAAATCAATCAAATCCACTGAAATCGGCGTGGAAACCTTCAAAGGTCGGGTGCAACTGAGCGGATTTGTTAGCTCCGAAGCTGATGCCAACCGCGCAGTTCAAGTAACCCGAGGCGTTAAAGGCGTGCAGGCCGTTGAAAACGACATGCGGGTAAAATAA